The following is a genomic window from Rhododendron vialii isolate Sample 1 chromosome 9a, ASM3025357v1.
TTTGCTGAGCAGGTGCAAAGCGGCCGATCCGGCTGTTCATCTCGACACAGACGGCTCGAATCGAATTTGAGCGCATAAAAATCTAAACCATCTATTGTTCGGTTAAAATCCAAGCCTCATATTACCGAGATGAACAGTCAGATCGGCTGCTCTGCATCGCTTTGGAGGGTGCTGCTTGGCAGAATATATCTCCTATTTATGCAAACTTTTTATGAGAAACACATGTGGTAATTCTTTCTCCTTCTTTTTTGGCTGCAGTTATTGGGACAGCATTTGGCTTAAATATATTGTTTCACATACCAGTCTGGGCAGGAGTCCTTCTCACCGGTTTGAGCACTCTCCTACTGATTGGCCTTCAGAGATATGGGGTATATATATTGATATAATCCACTTGTACCATTTCAATCATTAGTCATTTGTACCAATGAAGCAAAAACACAACCGTTTAGGGGTGTTTAATGGGTTGGTTCGGTCCGGTTTTTGGCATTTTCTATTAAACAGTTATACAAACACTTAATATAAAGCGAAATGGCACAAAGCAAAGCCTAAAGATTTGGtgtttcatttatttatcaTGCCACCTAGTCATTGCTTAGGTCATTCGATGATCCGTTTATCAGTCCTAATCACATATGATGTGTTCATCcttcattttttattgcatagcgTAATCCTTCTTTATTATTATATCTACGCGGAGTTTATTCAATGGAGGTGGATCGGAAATGGCTGTCTTAAAGGGGTCCCACTGatcaattcaaacaaaaaagaattttttttttctcaaattcgTTGTAAGGATACTCTGTTatctcaaaccaaaaaaaaatactttgttATAAAGGACAATTCCCTAGCTACGATTAATAACTCCCCCTACTCTGTTAAATTTTTCGCtactagtagttttttttttccaataagtTAAAGATTTTATTGGACAAACCCATACATTAAAAGGAGCACTAGGGCGTTTCATCTTTGTTattcttttttgccttttggtTTTTAAAACCTTCTCTTTTGAATTGGACGGAACAGATTAGAAAGCTGGAATTGTTCGTAGCAATTATGGTGTTCATAATGGCTTCATGTTTCTTCGGGGAAATGGCTTTTGTGAAGCCTCCTGCTGCTGATTTGTTTAAGGGACTGTTTATTCCTAAGCTCAGTGGCCAAACTGCCACCGGAGATGCCATTGCCTTAATTGGCGCCCTTATTATGCCGTAAGACATTCTCCATATTTTTGACATTGCGATAACTGTGGCTACAGATAATATATAAGGCAATGGCGTCCTAATTATGCCGTAAAGATATTCTTAATATCTTTGACATTGCGATAACTTTGGCTACAGATAATATATTCTAGCTACCATGATATTTGTGAGCACACGCCCCGAAAAATTCGATTGCGTCCTTTTTGGAAAACgcgacgaaacgcttcgatttAGAGTCACCACTCGGATTTTAGCGgaatgcacccaaggaaccgaacttgaaacgtttgctacatTTTGATTGGTAAAGGTTTTGTACATTGAACCAtcgtcacctttgatatctgagattcgagagccaggttacgagaggggaagggttttatggcacctctctctcctaatccggagattggtctccaCTTGGGCATTTGtgaaaacgtttgcatttttctctcattaataatttttagccatttagggcgggggagcagttaagGGGGATCAAAACTATAATAAGTTGGTAAAATGTGGTAAAATGGCGTGCTTGCTTTATTGAAACAAATAATAAAGATTGAAAACAGACTGTAAAACACTGGTCCGGAGTGACATGTGCAGGAAGAAACCTGCATGCACTGGCCAAGCCATTGTATGCAGATATGACCTGCGTACGCCACAATGAAGCTGGTGTACTTCAGTAAGTCTAAACTCACAACTCTTATTTCCATCCCTCTGGGCTTTGGAAAGGACCAGCGCATACCTAGGACAAACCAGACAGTTTATATTGCATTATGTAAACAATTATAAGCAGTTAAAagtagacctgggtaacaggtcgtgtcgggtcgtgttcgtgtcgtgtcagtcgggttcgtgtcacaaatcacccaatcCTAACCCAACCCaattagaattcgtgtttctcgagtcgtgtcattttcgtgtttcgtgtcagaaatgttcaaccctaacctgttaacttcgtgtccggttcgtgtcgtgttatcgtgtctgttgcctaactctatatagaattgcagatataccatatattatgtatatatgttcgtgaaaatgggtgacacagatttGTAACCGTGTTGgttgtgtcaatttcgtgtctcgcgtgttcaacccgaacccgacccatttagaattcgtgttctcgggtcgtgtcattttcgtgtttcgtgtcagaaatgttcaaccctaacccgctaacttcatgttcggttcgtgtcgtgttatcgtgtctcgtgtctgttgcccagcTCTAGTTAAAAGGGCCATAAGGCCTAAAGAATGAACAAAAACACCACATAAACAGTATGAGGATAAAAATAGAAGCCAATGCCTAGTtaccatgcaagggccagccaccgAGCTAGATCTAATTGCCGTACGCCGGTAAGTGgataccgtacgccagttatacCATTTTGTCCAGTTCTTGACTTTGCactttctgggctctggaacatgaccagaaggatccagAGGCATTTCATATCAACATAAGTAAATATTGAAATCTTACAACTAGCAGTTCTAAATATAGAAaacagtaaactgatttttaacatgcaataaggtgataaaagggaaagaaaagcaGAAAATAGCTGGACACTGATCCCCATGCCAGTAATGCACGTACCACTAGAACTGGCGTACGTTTACTTACTACTGGCGTGCGTTAGTGCTAGCTATATAcgttttgaaaccttgccaactttaaagtcaggactggtattgattaccagccttgaccctgccagcccccctcaggagTCAGAACAGAAAGCTtaacaaaggtggtatacctttggttttggaGGTTGGAGGTGTATTTGAGCCTTGAGCTTGAAGTTTGAGGGATGGATGATGTGTGTCTGGATGTGAGTGGTGTATGGAGGGGCTGCTTGTTCACTCTTTCAAGGATGAGAGAAGAGAACAAGGAACcaaggaagaagagagaagaaagactCGAAAGCTCTTTATGTTTTTGTAACCCCTTGCATTCAAGGGGAGTATTTATAAGGGAATGAGTGAGGGGGGAGGGAGGGTGTGGGGGGTTGTAACTAGCGTCAAAGGGCTGGTTGGGTTGGAAGGAgagtctccatgcattaaatgcatgagacttGCTTGATAGATATTGTAAGAGAAAGTGAGGAGCATCCCCTGCATGTATGCACCAACCAGACGAATGTACAGGATTCTGGGGGGGGTCAAAAGTCTTGTGCACAtggttgaataaaggtgatTCGACTGATTTTGACCGTCGTACGCTAGTAGggtacctgcgtgcgccagtaaaagcctagtcaacggtcaaagttgaccgatgactgacacgtggcagtgaACCAGCGCACACCAATTTAGTATCAACATATGCAAGCAGGGTTTTGTTGAGGCcctttggttctggcttgaaggacTTAAAAggggtttgaaaaggttttgaaaggGTTTGAATGAGATTCGGAATGCTCAAAACATCAAACACACCAACAATTTCGGAATGTTATTGACCTTATTCATCATTAGGGAATCAAAGACCGtgagtaaactaatttggaaagttCAAAATACGGTGTGTACAATATTCTGCTgtaatttctaaattttttgaattatatatatCATAATTATATACCCAGTCATGGTTACACtaaccattttttaaaaagtctACGTTTCTTCTTTGTATCGCCCTTTCAATTGGTTTTGCAGTAAGTGTTACTACTTATTATTCTTGTTGTTTCATCAACAGCCATAACCTCTTTCTCCACTCAGCTCTGGTGCTCTCCAGGAAGATACCAAATTCTGTCCGTGGCATAAAGGTAAGTCAACAATAACCTTTTTATGATTGCATGCATATAACTTGCAAGAGGTTGGCCGCATTGTCAAGGCTTGAAATATAGAGATTTGTATTCTCCTAAAATCTCATGTTTGAAATCTCTTATACGATTCGTTGATTATGACTTCCAAACCACTgtataataaattaaataaaatcgTTATCTGAATATGAAGCTAGAATCAATCCGTGCTATACACGACAATTAccgaaaaaataataaataaaaaaattcaagaactcatattttattggtaaataGAATTAATTGATCCCAAACTACTAGAGTTTTTTGAATATTGTAAGTATATCTTTGGACCAATTGGATTTTTAAATAGTTAAGATACAAATGTAATTAGACTTTTTATATTAGGTCACTTGTCCCACCCAAGGGGCTTCTCGCAGAAATTACTTATTGGACCCCGTTTCTCTATTATTAGATTGAAGATCAAAGGTCTCTGTCATTAATTTCATCGTAGCTATTCATTTTTTCATCTCTACAGTtaaatttttcctaaattttttttgttaaaatctgaaccgttaaaagtacttttgaacTGTTAAGCCAGATTCGTACCAATTAAAATTGAGCTACAAGCTTAATTACGAGAAATTGAATTAACCTGAAATCCTCTAACATTGTTGCAGGAAGTTTGTCGGTTCTACTTGATGGAGACGGGTTTTGCCTTGTTTGTGGCATTATTGATAAATATTGCAGTCACCTCAGTATCAGCAACTGTTTGTTCAGACCCAAGCCTCTCGAGTCAATGCAATAACGTCACTCTAAACTCTGCCTCTTTCCTTCTACAGGTCGAAACTAGTACTCCttacccttctttttttctttctttttgatacTTCGGAAATTCATACTTACTGAACTATTCAAGCGTAATAATACAGAGCGACGATAAATTTATCTCGGCCAAAGTATTCAATTACGGCCAGTGAAGTTCTCTTTGCTGGACGAATTTCTTCCAAGAgccaatgtaatttttttttttctcggcaaacgaaacttttataaactCAAAAGGGATATATCGAGAGAgcgaatgaaaaagaaaataaaacgaaacttttataaactCAAAAAGGATATATCGAGAGAgcgaatgaaaaagaaaataaaacaaacgtCCAACTATGTCAAAAGAAACACGAGCCTAATTTACCTTGAGAAAATTAATCAGCCACTTCATTTACGATTTATTATCTATGAAGTTCTTCTTTTATGTCAAATAAATTAATATAGCAACATACATAACATGAGCAAATAGTAGCTACAAAACTAGTTACACCCTTCAATTATAACACTCTAGGGGTGATTTGgcgtaactttttttttttttttttgatttattttttagtcTTATTCTAGTTTTTGagtcaaaatttttgtttttatctattCGTCTTAACAATAAGAAtttaaagagtaaaaaatttatgatcaatatattaaaataaaaagtttaacaaagacaaaaataattaattcatCACTCAGATGcatgttatgtttttttttttttaagattattttttcattttctacaCAAAAAATTCAGTTTGcttcatatatatttttgtagtttttaaatttctcttgtcgaAACTTATAAGTAATCCAAAAAAGATTTAACCcaaaactaaaaacaagaaaaaaaattgaataagaacagaATAATAGTTCAATAACAAGGTTTGtaaaatcaaaataacaatCCAGTAACAAATTAAAGATTGTTTCACTCCCTGGAACCGCGATTCTGCTGCTAGCGTGTAGTTATAAGTTAAGAACGAAAAATCTTAATgatcaaaatttcatttctcaatttcaGAATGTGCTTAAGAAATCAAGTTCAACCATTTACGGCATCGCGTTGCTAGCTTCGGGACAAAGTTCATCTATCACATGCACCTATGCTGGACAATTTATCATGCAGGTACAGATAAtcatgtctatatatatatgtatgtatagtcCATAGTTTGTATAGTAGGTATTTACGCACATATAACTTCCTAATTTGGAATTTAACGGGTAATCTGGTCGCgcgatttctagggtttcttggATCTGAAAATGAAGAGATGGCAAAGAAACCTTATGACAAGGACCATTTCCATTGCACCAAGTCTAATAGCCTCGCTAGTCGGTGGACCTGCTGCAGCTGGCAATTTAATCATAATTTCATCGGTAGTTTGTTGCACCATAGTAGAATTGGTTTTCcagtttttccaattttttgctGATTCAATTACTAATAACGaattatcatttttctttcttttcaattggttttgaattggCAGATGATACTATCATTTGAACTTCCATTTTCTCTGATTCCACTCCTTAAATTCAGTAGCAGTACCAGCAAGATGGGACCGTATAAGAGCTCAATATATGTAAGTATTTTTAGCAAATATTTTCAATGTCGACAACGAATTTGACAAAAAGTCCGCAAAGCAGTAAAAGATAACAGAAATTAATATTTCCAAAACTTCAATTTCTGCGTGTTGTCTTCTTTATTTAAATTCAGAAATGATACGGTCCAGAAAACCCTACGGGAAAACAAATCAACCGTCCCGATCCCGGAGAGTTTCCTATTATGGGTTTCCTCGCAGGTCTGATTTAAAATTTtatcattaattttttgtttatttttaaaaactaggAATATGTGGTCAAAATCTTGCTAAATTAACTCCACTAGAAACGAAAATTATGCATGCAAATGACCGGAAGTTCAACTAAACATTTGAAGACCGTGCCTACAGATTATCGTGATCTCGTGGATCATGGGGCTAGCAATCATTGGCGCAAACATTTACTACCTCAGCACATCGTTCGTTGGGTGGATGATTCACAGCACTCTGCCGAAAGCCGCAACCATTTTCATCGCGATCATAGTGTTTCCAATGATGGTCATCTACGTAGCCTCCGTGATTTACTTGATGTGGCGTAAAGACACGGCTGTGACATACATCGACACAACGAAGAACGACCCGACCGTTCACTCCAGCACGGAGGACGGGGAAGACTCCAGTGTTCCTTACAGGGAGGATTTGGCTGATATCCCACTCCCTGAGTAAGGTTCAGAGTGGTGCCAAGAATATCTTCTATTTCTCAAGTGTGAAgccctcaaaaaattgaattttaaggCCTCGTTTGGTTCTTCTGGAAAGGAGACTTGAAACCAGTGTCTTCTGGATCGCAATTAAGGGAGCAAGTCTAGTTTGTACCATATGTTGAATGTTGCTTAACGTTTCTGTATCAATCGTTTCCATGTATGCtgagcaaaaaaatcaaaatcaaaatcatttccatatatgtatataataaatGTGTTTTGGTGCAAGTCGTTTTTTTATGCCCAATAATGTTCGTTACCAATTGAATACCCTTTTTGCTTAACAAAAATCGTACTAATTAAATGCCCAGTGATTGTCCTTGGAATATGTAAGGTGGTACGTGGGAGCTGGTTGGCAATGGCACACGCATTGAG
Proteins encoded in this region:
- the LOC131301957 gene encoding metal transporter Nramp7.2-like produces the protein MGSLEQVNGESNPMAAFDVKKETPTNNTLEGFDLENQKQQKPAWRTFFSYVGPGFLVSMAYIDPGNLETDLQAGANNGFELLWVILLGMIFALIIQSLAANLGVSTGKHLSELCKAEYPIFVKYCLWLLAEAAVIAADIPEVIGTAFGLNILFHIPVWAGVLLTGLSTLLLIGLQRYGIRKLELFVAIMVFIMASCFFGEMAFVKPPAADLFKGLFIPKLSGQTATGDAIALIGALIMPHNLFLHSALVLSRKIPNSVRGIKEVCRFYLMETGFALFVALLINIAVTSVSATVCSDPSLSSQCNNVTLNSASFLLQNVLKKSSSTIYGIALLASGQSSSITCTYAGQFIMQGFLDLKMKRWQRNLMTRTISIAPSLIASLVGGPAAAGNLIIISSMILSFELPFSLIPLLKFSSSTSKMGPYKSSIYIIVISWIMGLAIIGANIYYLSTSFVGWMIHSTLPKAATIFIAIIVFPMMVIYVASVIYLMWRKDTAVTYIDTTKNDPTVHSSTEDGEDSSVPYREDLADIPLPE